Proteins encoded in a region of the Phaenicophaeus curvirostris isolate KB17595 chromosome 20, BPBGC_Pcur_1.0, whole genome shotgun sequence genome:
- the TRAF1 gene encoding TNF receptor-associated factor 1 isoform X1, translated as MAERAARGPQDVLSSSPDENEFPFGYPSNICEDAPDQKYLCSNCNNVLKKALQTLCGHRYCSACFSWIVRNNKNAICQKCKKEDPSTVSEESLLAEERAFGDAAINKEISELKVHCVTLGCSWSGIMRNFEEHQSLCEYALIPCHTGCGHMVMRKKLADHLENGCVNNVTTCQKCQRSLSSSEYQEHSCEGSLCKEQTHVQTETSFVEKQNRSAPSAIKDVCRFSEVGCSFWGSKEKIKEHERSSVGTHMLLLLQHIRQLKASLCAAAKAADGFIPLAELNVNSAGKSISDLQIPAGLESNGDLEADCFPGSSFSEDEPLLQQLVREKVISELENKLHVFENIVAVLNKEVETSNLEIIAFRRQSELDQNIIRGLELKIAELHRCLAQKDASLSSLHKSLLFSEQASYDGVFLWKITDVGRKLQDSVTGRTVSLYSPAFYTAKYGYKVCLRVYLNGDGTGKGTHVSLFFVVMKGDYDALLPWPFRHKVTFMLLDQNNREHVIDAFRPDLTSASFQRPVNDMNVASGCPMFLPLSKLQSPKYAYVKEDTLFLKCIIETN; from the exons ATGGCTGAGAGAGCAGCCAGAGGCCCACAGGATGTCCTCAGCTCTTCTCCTGATGAAAATGAGTTTCCTTTTGGATATCCCAGTAACATTTGTGAAGATGCGCCTGACCAGAAGTACCTGTGCAGCAACTGCAACAACGTCCTGAAGAAAGCCCTGCAAACGCTCTGTGGGCATAGGTACTGCTCTGCCTGCTTCTCCTGGATCGTGCG aaacaataaaaatgctaTTTGCCAGAAATGCAAAAAGGAAGATCCCAGCACTGTAAGTGAGGAAAGCCTATTGGCAGAAGAAAGG GCTTTTGGAGATGCTGCCATTAATAAAGAGATTTCTGAACTCAAAGTACATTGTGTGACCCTTGGATGCAGTTGGTCTGGGATCATGAGAAATTTTGAA gaaCATCAAAGCTTATGTGAATATGCTTTAATCCCTTGTCACACTGGCTGTGGACACATGGTGATGAGAAAGAAACTCGCGGATCATTTGGAAAATGGATGTGTTAATAACGTGACAACGTGTCAGAAGTGTCAGCGGAGTTTATCTAGTAGCGAGTACCAA GAACATTCATGTGAAGGCAGTTTATGTAAGGAACAAACACATGTGCAAACAGAAACATCATTTGTGGAGAAG CAGAACCGATCTGCACCCTCAGCCATCAAGGACGTGTGTCGTTTTTCTGAGGTCGGCTGTTCATTTTGG GGAAGCAAAGAGAAGATAAAGGAGCATGAAAGATCTTCAGTTGGGACCCacatgctgcttctgctgcagcacaTAAGGCAGCTGAAGGCGAGCCTGTGCGCTGCTGCCAAAGCTGCAGATGGTTTCATCCCACTGGCAGAGCTGAATGTGAACAGTGCAGGAAAAAGCATCTCTGATCTACAGAtcccagcagggctggaaaGCAATGGGGATCTAGAAGCAGACTGTTTCCCTGGatcttctttttctgaagatgaACCTCTTCTGCAACAACTTGTGAGGGAGAAAGTGATTTCTGAGCTAGAAAATAAGCTGCATGTGTTTGAGAATATCGTGGCAGTGCTCAATAAAGAAGTGGAGACCTCTAATTTGGAAATCATAGCCTTTCGGAGACAGAGTGAACTCGATCAAAATATAATACGAGGCCTTGAACTGAAG aTTGCAGAGTTGCACCGGTGCCTGGCGCAGAAGGATGCCAGCCTGAGCAGTCTTCAtaagagccttctgttctctgagCAAGCTTCCTATGATGGGgtctttctgtggaaaataacGGATGTTGGCAGGAAGCTACAAGACTCTGTAACTGGAAGAACAGTCAGTTTGTATTCACCAG CTTTCTACACAGCAAAGTATGGCTACAAGGTCTGTCTGAGGGTTTATCTCAATGGAGATGGGACGGGAAAAGGAACGCACGTCTCCCTGTTCTTTGTTGTTATGAAAGGAGACTACGATGCTCTGCTCCCATGGCCTTTCAGACACAAG GTTACATTTATGTTGCTTGACCAAAATAACAGGGAACACGTTATTGATGCATTTCGCCCGGATTTGACTTCTGCTTCATTTCAGAGGCCAGTGAATGATATGAATGTTgccagtggctgccccatgttcCTCCCTTTGTCCAAACTGCAGTCTCCCAAATATGCCTATGTGAAAGAAGACACGCTTTTCCTTAAATGTATTATAGAAACAAATTAG
- the TRAF1 gene encoding TNF receptor-associated factor 1 isoform X2, which yields MAERAARGPQDVLSSSPDENEFPFGYPSNICEDAPDQKYLCSNCNNVLKKALQTLCGHRYCSACFSWIVRNNKNAICQKCKKEDPSTVSEESLLAEERAFGDAAINKEISELKVHCVTLGCSWSGIMRNFEEHQSLCEYALIPCHTGCGHMVMRKKLADHLENGCVNNVTTCQKCQRSLSSSEYQEHSCEGSLCKEQTHVQTETSFVEKNRSAPSAIKDVCRFSEVGCSFWGSKEKIKEHERSSVGTHMLLLLQHIRQLKASLCAAAKAADGFIPLAELNVNSAGKSISDLQIPAGLESNGDLEADCFPGSSFSEDEPLLQQLVREKVISELENKLHVFENIVAVLNKEVETSNLEIIAFRRQSELDQNIIRGLELKIAELHRCLAQKDASLSSLHKSLLFSEQASYDGVFLWKITDVGRKLQDSVTGRTVSLYSPAFYTAKYGYKVCLRVYLNGDGTGKGTHVSLFFVVMKGDYDALLPWPFRHKVTFMLLDQNNREHVIDAFRPDLTSASFQRPVNDMNVASGCPMFLPLSKLQSPKYAYVKEDTLFLKCIIETN from the exons ATGGCTGAGAGAGCAGCCAGAGGCCCACAGGATGTCCTCAGCTCTTCTCCTGATGAAAATGAGTTTCCTTTTGGATATCCCAGTAACATTTGTGAAGATGCGCCTGACCAGAAGTACCTGTGCAGCAACTGCAACAACGTCCTGAAGAAAGCCCTGCAAACGCTCTGTGGGCATAGGTACTGCTCTGCCTGCTTCTCCTGGATCGTGCG aaacaataaaaatgctaTTTGCCAGAAATGCAAAAAGGAAGATCCCAGCACTGTAAGTGAGGAAAGCCTATTGGCAGAAGAAAGG GCTTTTGGAGATGCTGCCATTAATAAAGAGATTTCTGAACTCAAAGTACATTGTGTGACCCTTGGATGCAGTTGGTCTGGGATCATGAGAAATTTTGAA gaaCATCAAAGCTTATGTGAATATGCTTTAATCCCTTGTCACACTGGCTGTGGACACATGGTGATGAGAAAGAAACTCGCGGATCATTTGGAAAATGGATGTGTTAATAACGTGACAACGTGTCAGAAGTGTCAGCGGAGTTTATCTAGTAGCGAGTACCAA GAACATTCATGTGAAGGCAGTTTATGTAAGGAACAAACACATGTGCAAACAGAAACATCATTTGTGGAGAAG AACCGATCTGCACCCTCAGCCATCAAGGACGTGTGTCGTTTTTCTGAGGTCGGCTGTTCATTTTGG GGAAGCAAAGAGAAGATAAAGGAGCATGAAAGATCTTCAGTTGGGACCCacatgctgcttctgctgcagcacaTAAGGCAGCTGAAGGCGAGCCTGTGCGCTGCTGCCAAAGCTGCAGATGGTTTCATCCCACTGGCAGAGCTGAATGTGAACAGTGCAGGAAAAAGCATCTCTGATCTACAGAtcccagcagggctggaaaGCAATGGGGATCTAGAAGCAGACTGTTTCCCTGGatcttctttttctgaagatgaACCTCTTCTGCAACAACTTGTGAGGGAGAAAGTGATTTCTGAGCTAGAAAATAAGCTGCATGTGTTTGAGAATATCGTGGCAGTGCTCAATAAAGAAGTGGAGACCTCTAATTTGGAAATCATAGCCTTTCGGAGACAGAGTGAACTCGATCAAAATATAATACGAGGCCTTGAACTGAAG aTTGCAGAGTTGCACCGGTGCCTGGCGCAGAAGGATGCCAGCCTGAGCAGTCTTCAtaagagccttctgttctctgagCAAGCTTCCTATGATGGGgtctttctgtggaaaataacGGATGTTGGCAGGAAGCTACAAGACTCTGTAACTGGAAGAACAGTCAGTTTGTATTCACCAG CTTTCTACACAGCAAAGTATGGCTACAAGGTCTGTCTGAGGGTTTATCTCAATGGAGATGGGACGGGAAAAGGAACGCACGTCTCCCTGTTCTTTGTTGTTATGAAAGGAGACTACGATGCTCTGCTCCCATGGCCTTTCAGACACAAG GTTACATTTATGTTGCTTGACCAAAATAACAGGGAACACGTTATTGATGCATTTCGCCCGGATTTGACTTCTGCTTCATTTCAGAGGCCAGTGAATGATATGAATGTTgccagtggctgccccatgttcCTCCCTTTGTCCAAACTGCAGTCTCCCAAATATGCCTATGTGAAAGAAGACACGCTTTTCCTTAAATGTATTATAGAAACAAATTAG